From a region of the Trichocoleus sp. genome:
- a CDS encoding TIGR03643 family protein, with protein MKLPELDSEMIDRVIEMAWEDRTTFEAIEAQFGLNEKQVIALMRREMKDSSFRMWRERVNGRQTKHAQKRGFMAGRFKSANQKT; from the coding sequence ATGAAATTACCTGAACTCGACAGCGAAATGATCGATCGCGTGATTGAAATGGCGTGGGAAGACCGGACAACGTTTGAGGCGATCGAGGCTCAATTTGGGCTTAATGAAAAACAGGTGATCGCTTTGATGCGGCGAGAGATGAAAGATTCTAGTTTTCGGATGTGGCGGGAACGAGTCAACGGGCGGCAAACCAAGCACGCCCAAAAGCGAGGTTTTATGGCAGGGCGGTTTAAGTCAGCAAATCAAAAAACTTAA
- a CDS encoding DUF3291 domain-containing protein has protein sequence MQNSLSKQYHLAQVNTATLRYPLDDSRMADFVAQIRDINAIADADPGFVWRLRSEGAEDATNIRAFEDKRILLTLTVWRSFEALHHYVYRSAHAGVMRDRRQWFEPATQPILALWWLPAGHLPTVEEAKERLVHLQCHGSTAAAFSFGKPFPSPEMQLATPLLIS, from the coding sequence ATGCAAAATTCTTTGTCTAAGCAATATCATCTAGCCCAGGTCAACACTGCAACGCTGCGTTATCCGCTGGATGATTCCCGAATGGCAGATTTCGTTGCCCAAATTCGTGATATCAATGCAATTGCTGACGCTGATCCTGGCTTTGTCTGGCGGTTGCGAAGTGAAGGAGCCGAAGACGCTACCAATATTCGAGCCTTTGAAGACAAGCGAATTTTGCTGACGCTAACGGTTTGGCGATCGTTTGAGGCGCTACATCACTATGTTTATCGCAGTGCTCATGCAGGTGTGATGCGCGATCGGCGACAGTGGTTTGAGCCTGCAACTCAGCCAATTTTGGCGCTTTGGTGGCTACCAGCAGGGCATTTGCCGACAGTAGAAGAAGCAAAAGAGCGGTTAGTTCATTTGCAATGTCATGGCTCAACGGCTGCGGCTTTCTCGTTTGGTAAACCCTTCCCCAGTCCAGAAATGCAGCTTGCCACGCCGCTCCTTATTTCATAG